A window of Streptomyces sp. NBC_01241 genomic DNA:
CCACCCATATTTAAAACTCGGTAAGCGACTCGCGCAGGAACTATCCCTTGGTTACTCGAAGCTTGTCCCAACTGGCCTTGCCGGGCCAACCATCAGCATCCGTACCGCGGTACCCAAGCTTGAGCTGCCACTTCCGGTAGCTCTTCCGGTCTGCCTCGGTCCACTGCCGGCCAGGACCAGAGACGTAGGCAGAGCAGCCTTCAGCCACCAGTCGCTTGCCCAGTCTGGTGATGAGAGGTGAGTTCGGAGCCTTCTTGAAGTACGACTCACCGGGGTAGGGCTCGTAGGAGACGGGCTTCGGCCTGGGGGAGGAGGGCTTAGGGGTAGCCGGCTTGGGCTCGCTCTTAACGGGAGCAGCCGGGACGGTAGCAGAGGTCTTGTAGGAGAAGCCTGCCTCGTCCTTCTTGGAAGGGTCAGCAGTCACCAGGTCTTCGGAGAACTTGGGATAGCCGTAGCCGTATACATAGGAGTCTCTACGGGCATGCTTCTTCTCGTAAACCCCATCTCCTTCGGGAGATCCGTTCTCGTTGGTATTGCCCTCGTAGGTGTAGACGTAAGTAGCGTCGTACTTGTAGACAATGCCTGTATGGGTTCCGCCGTTCTTGCCGAAGAATACCTGAGCACCAACCGCAGGGTATTCGGAGAACTGCCCCTTGTTCTTGAACCAGCTAACACCCGTGAGACAAGAAGCGGTACGCGGGTAGAGATCAGAGATATCTGCCTGAAGAGCCAGCCAAGAGATCCAAGTTGCACACCAGGCTTGATTCTGGGACCACTCAAGACCAGGTACCGCGGGAGAGTACTTCTGCCAGTTGTTCCAGTGGCCATTTGAACGGCCCTCTTGATAGCCAACTTCCTTGTCAGCCAGGGTGAGTATCTGTGCTACCTGAGAGGTCATCAGAGCCCCCTGTTCCGAAGCTCATTAAGCTTCTCTGGGTCGATAGTGGAGAGGAGACGAACAAGGGTCTGGGTATAGCCCTTCAACTCATCAAGCTCCTCCCGCACTTGCTCAAGTTCGCCAATAAGACGGTTGGCCCTCTCCTTCCATGCCTCTGCTTCACCTCGCCAGACAGAGGAGGTGCTTGTCCTCCAGCCGGCGAACAGCAAGGCCAGGAGGCCAACGAGGGGAGGACCGTAAGTTGCCAATAAAGAGAGCATGCGCGACTCCGAGTGTGGGCACGAGAAAGGGGCCGTCCCCGACAGACGGCCCCCGTACAGCATTGATCAAAGAGCGTTTACAGTAAGCTTTCGCCACCTGGGGCGGTTGGCGATGAGGCCAATATTGCCTTCTGAGAGGTGCACGTAGCCGCCTCGGTAGGTGGCATTAGTAGAGGACACAGACACATTTGGGGTCACGTCAGTACGTGTGATCTTTACCTGAGAAGGGGTCAAGTCCACCTGAAAAGACATCCACTGATTAGCCACTGGTGCCGCGGAAGCTGCAACAGCGAGAGAAGTCCCTGACGTGACTCCAGCAGTGTGTGAATACAGCTCCATGGACCCAGATCCCCGCATCACCAAGTGATAGCCGCCGGACGCGTTGAGGGTATTGAACTGGTAAATGCTGTCATCTGACTTGCCGAAAGCAACTCCAGCATGCTCATTGGTGGGGACAGTTCCTTCGTACTTCATATCGAAGGTCATCCTGTAACCATTGGCAGGGAATGTTGGGATAGAACAGGAGCCAACGAGGGCTGATTCGCCTACTACGTTGAAGTAGACCTCTCCGTTTCCGGAGTACTTCATGTCACGGGTGCCATCGTAGAAGACACGGCCCATGTCCCCAGGGGCCTTGACCGCGGTAGCCCAGTTGTCCTTCTTGAGGATCTGGTAGTTGGTGGAACACCACTTGTACTGGGCGCACATCATTCCTCGGACACCAAGGCCAACAAGTGTGTCTCGCTGAGACCTCCGGTGGACCTCCCAGCAGATGACCGGCTTGCCCTTGGCCACAACCTCAACCATTCGAGCAGACGTCATTGCGGAAGGTACTCCCCAGAAGTCAATCAGGCTGTCAACTGCTGCCATCTGAGCGTCAGTTGTTCCTGCATCGACGTACCCCCACGTCTTGAATCCTCTCGACTTCATCAGAGTAAAGGAGGGGTTGGTGTAGTAGTTCTTCCACACCACCGACTGATTGGCGTTGGGGTAGTAGTCCTCAAGCATCTTCTGGACAATCGGCACACTTGCGTTTGTTTTGGCCTCAAGAAAAATAACGACTCGTCCCATGAAACGGTCGAGTACATCACGGAGGTTGGTCATGGGCTGGTCAGCCCAGCCTTGTCCCAGAATGCTGCTAAGGCGAACTTTCACTGTGTTGATGAGGGAGGCGTAAGCCATGTCTGCAAGAGGGCCCGTGCCTGTGGTGGTCCGATCAAGATTCGGATCGTGCATACAGACGGGAATACCATCGGCGGTCACACCTACAGAGACCTCAATGGCCTTGACGCCGCTGGTAAGAGCTGCGTCATAGGCTGCCATAGTGTGCTCGGGATACTCCATCCCGGACCCGCGGTGTGCTATGTAGAAGGGGTTCTCGGAGAGCAGGCCAGTGATGGAGGCCATATCCCCATTGCTGGCGGAATTTACGTACTGAGCAGGAATTTTCCCGGTTTCGTCAAGGGGGGCAATGCCTCCAGGCCGGCCTAGCCGGGCCTCAAGATCCTGTGTAGCAGCAGCCCTGTCCCCATGAGGGTCTGAGGCTGTCTGGTGCGTCCTGAAACGGTCGCCAACATCCGTAGCCAGGATGGCAACCCGGGCACCACCACCGAAATCAACCCAAAGGCGCTCAGGGCCGTTGTCAGGGCCCCAGAATGCGGTAACCATCCCGTTGTCGTCGGCAGTGATCTGGGTAATTGGGGACATCTCCGAGGACAGCAGGTCAAGAACCTGCCTGGCTCCCCCAGTAGGCCCGTCCCATACCGTGCCTACAGCACGGGGTACACGAGCACCTGATATGTCCTCTGCGGCTTCAGCCGCGGTGCCAGCAAAAAGATTCCTAGCCATATGTCCCCCCTATTAACGATCCTTGATCGTAGTTGCTTCATAAACTCCACTAACCGTAATGAAGCTCTGCCTTGGAATTACCCTCAACCCGTCAAGCCCCTCCGCAAGAGTGTTCGGGTTCGGGTAGAAGAAATACATGTTTGAAGTTCCACCACTTTTAGTAATCTTGCAGGTCAGCCCAACATAGTTAGGTATCCCGCCAGCCGTCTTCGCGCTGTTGTCCAAGTGGCCTGCAAAAATTTGCCCAGTAGCCCCATTGGCAGGCTGTGGAAGGGTGGCACCGTAAATCCAATTCGTGCCAGAAACCTTAGCGTCTACGGTTGCTGAAGTGTTTTCCAGATACATGGAGAACCAGACCATATTTGGGGCAATCCAACGCCAACGGCCTAGGCGGGTCGCGACGCTACTACCATTAACCATGGCAGGGGTGTACTTGTAGGTATTGCTGAGAGTTCGGGCTGCCTGAACTCCGTCACGACCATTGAAATATTCAGTCTGGGTT
This region includes:
- a CDS encoding glycerophosphodiester phosphodiesterase, with the translated sequence MARNLFAGTAAEAAEDISGARVPRAVGTVWDGPTGGARQVLDLLSSEMSPITQITADDNGMVTAFWGPDNGPERLWVDFGGGARVAILATDVGDRFRTHQTASDPHGDRAAATQDLEARLGRPGGIAPLDETGKIPAQYVNSASNGDMASITGLLSENPFYIAHRGSGMEYPEHTMAAYDAALTSGVKAIEVSVGVTADGIPVCMHDPNLDRTTTGTGPLADMAYASLINTVKVRLSSILGQGWADQPMTNLRDVLDRFMGRVVIFLEAKTNASVPIVQKMLEDYYPNANQSVVWKNYYTNPSFTLMKSRGFKTWGYVDAGTTDAQMAAVDSLIDFWGVPSAMTSARMVEVVAKGKPVICWEVHRRSQRDTLVGLGVRGMMCAQYKWCSTNYQILKKDNWATAVKAPGDMGRVFYDGTRDMKYSGNGEVYFNVVGESALVGSCSIPTFPANGYRMTFDMKYEGTVPTNEHAGVAFGKSDDSIYQFNTLNASGGYHLVMRGSGSMELYSHTAGVTSGTSLAVAASAAPVANQWMSFQVDLTPSQVKITRTDVTPNVSVSSTNATYRGGYVHLSEGNIGLIANRPRWRKLTVNAL
- a CDS encoding peptidoglycan-binding protein, encoding MTSQVAQILTLADKEVGYQEGRSNGHWNNWQKYSPAVPGLEWSQNQAWCATWISWLALQADISDLYPRTASCLTGVSWFKNKGQFSEYPAVGAQVFFGKNGGTHTGIVYKYDATYVYTYEGNTNENGSPEGDGVYEKKHARRDSYVYGYGYPKFSEDLVTADPSKKDEAGFSYKTSATVPAAPVKSEPKPATPKPSSPRPKPVSYEPYPGESYFKKAPNSPLITRLGKRLVAEGCSAYVSGPGRQWTEADRKSYRKWQLKLGYRGTDADGWPGKASWDKLRVTKG